In Candidatus Vogelbacteria bacterium, the following proteins share a genomic window:
- a CDS encoding D-glycerate dehydrogenase, translated as MPIVFVTRQIPAKGIDLLRSKGYEVDVSSKEGVLTREELLTVLKNKPYDAVLSLLTDKIDKEVFEAVPTAKIFANYAVGFDNVVLADAKEKGVVITNTPGVLTDAVAEFAMALIFSTTKRLVEADDFVRAGQYTGWAPMLLLGTELKGKTLGIVGTGRIGSRVVHHAVKGFDMKVAYYDVARNEELEKNYGAVFYQTVDEVMKISDVVSVHVPLLDSTKHLINAERLALMKSTAVLVNTSRGPVIDEQALVTTLKAGQIRGAGLDVFEFEPELVQGLKDLPNVVLTPHIASATEEARDAMSEIAANNIIEVLEGRTALNPVV; from the coding sequence ATGCCAATTGTTTTTGTAACCAGACAAATTCCAGCCAAAGGAATCGATTTATTGAGAAGTAAGGGATATGAAGTTGATGTCAGCTCTAAGGAAGGGGTTTTAACTAGAGAGGAATTATTGACCGTTCTAAAAAATAAACCATATGATGCGGTCCTGTCTCTTTTGACAGACAAGATAGATAAAGAGGTGTTTGAAGCAGTACCAACAGCTAAAATTTTTGCCAATTATGCAGTTGGTTTTGATAATGTCGTTTTAGCTGACGCCAAGGAAAAAGGGGTGGTGATCACAAATACTCCTGGAGTTTTGACTGATGCAGTAGCCGAGTTTGCTATGGCGCTAATCTTCTCTACTACCAAAAGACTAGTTGAGGCAGATGATTTTGTGCGGGCGGGTCAGTACACAGGTTGGGCCCCAATGCTTTTATTAGGCACAGAACTTAAAGGTAAAACGTTAGGGATTGTTGGGACTGGTCGGATTGGTTCAAGGGTGGTTCATCACGCGGTCAAAGGATTTGATATGAAGGTGGCCTACTATGACGTGGCTCGAAATGAAGAGTTAGAAAAAAATTATGGTGCTGTTTTTTATCAAACTGTCGACGAGGTGATGAAAATTTCCGATGTGGTTAGTGTTCATGTACCACTGTTAGATTCCACTAAACATTTGATTAACGCTGAAAGATTGGCTCTTATGAAGTCGACAGCTGTTTTGGTTAATACTTCACGCGGTCCAGTGATTGATGAGCAAGCTTTGGTGACCACCTTAAAAGCCGGCCAGATTCGGGGGGCGGGATTGGACGTATTTGAATTTGAGCCTGAACTTGTTCAAGGTCTTAAAGATTTACCTAATGTCGTTTTAACTCCCCACATTGCTTCGGCCACTGAAGAAGCTCGTGATGCTATGTCGGAAATTGCAGCCAACAATATTATTGAAGTATTAGAGGGTCGAACTGCTCTCAACCCGGTGGTTTAA
- a CDS encoding class II fructose-bisphosphate aldolase yields MKTLREVIGEAQAQKVAIGHFNISNTEGLWGVFRAAQALNVPVIIGVSEGERDFIGVKQVKALVDTLKQEFNYPVFLNADHTYTFERVQEVVDAGYDAVTIDGSKMSFEENVAFTKKCVEYAKSKNPNMIVEGELGYIGTSSKLLDEIPEDVVTSGEGLTTPEQAQEFVEKTGVDLLAPAVGNVHGMLKATHDPRLDIDRVSKIYQSTNVPLVLHGGSGTVNEDFTNAIKAGVAIVHINTEVRVAYRDALRLSLQEFPDEVAPYKILKPAVQAIEKVTSERLKLFNQ; encoded by the coding sequence ATGAAAACTTTACGCGAGGTAATTGGCGAGGCGCAGGCTCAAAAAGTAGCGATTGGACACTTTAATATTTCTAATACAGAGGGTTTGTGGGGGGTTTTTAGAGCGGCTCAGGCCCTAAATGTTCCGGTCATTATTGGGGTATCCGAAGGGGAACGAGATTTTATTGGTGTTAAGCAAGTGAAAGCTTTGGTTGATACTTTAAAACAAGAGTTTAACTACCCGGTTTTCTTAAATGCCGATCATACTTATACTTTTGAGCGAGTTCAAGAAGTGGTGGATGCTGGCTATGACGCAGTGACTATTGATGGCAGTAAAATGTCTTTTGAAGAAAATGTGGCCTTCACCAAAAAATGTGTAGAGTACGCCAAAAGTAAAAATCCAAACATGATTGTTGAGGGAGAACTTGGTTATATCGGCACATCTTCCAAGTTGCTGGACGAGATTCCTGAGGATGTAGTCACTTCGGGGGAAGGTTTGACCACACCAGAACAGGCTCAAGAGTTTGTCGAGAAAACTGGAGTAGATCTTCTTGCTCCGGCGGTGGGAAATGTTCATGGAATGTTAAAAGCTACCCATGATCCTCGGCTGGATATTGACCGAGTGAGTAAAATTTATCAATCAACCAATGTTCCACTGGTACTTCATGGCGGATCAGGGACTGTTAATGAAGATTTTACCAATGCCATTAAGGCGGGAGTGGCGATTGTTCACATTAATACTGAAGTACGCGTGGCGTATCGTGATGCGCTTAGATTGTCATTGCAAGAATTTCCAGATGAAGTGGCTCCATACAAAATATTAAAACCAGCTGTCCAAGCAATTGAAAAAGTGACCAGCGAAAGATTAAAACTTTTTAACCAATAA
- a CDS encoding carbohydrate kinase family protein, whose protein sequence is MSKFDFIAIGDITTDVFIRIKEAHVNCQIDRQNCQICMRFGDKIPYESATVVSAVGNSPNATVSATRLGLSSAVVTNIGEDEHGREDLATLKKNGVETSLVKVNPGKSSNYHYVLWYEDDRTILIKHEEFDYELPTFEPPRFIYLSSLGENSLPFHHTIAEYIKNHPETKLVFQPGTFQIKLGAETLKDIYAVTEIFFCNVEEARRIIDAPEDTVADLLSKVHELGPKIVVITDGPKGAYCFDGTTKLFMPIYPDPKPPLERTGAGDSFASTFTAMIALGKSVEEALTLAPINSMNVVQHVGAQAGLLTMEQIQDWLTKAPADYKAQII, encoded by the coding sequence ATGTCTAAATTTGATTTTATAGCTATCGGCGACATTACCACCGACGTCTTTATCAGAATTAAAGAAGCTCACGTTAACTGCCAAATAGACCGTCAAAATTGCCAGATTTGTATGCGTTTTGGCGATAAAATACCTTATGAGTCGGCCACAGTGGTATCAGCGGTGGGTAATAGTCCTAATGCTACCGTCTCAGCCACTCGACTAGGCTTATCTTCAGCTGTGGTGACCAACATTGGTGAAGATGAGCACGGCCGAGAAGACCTAGCTACTTTGAAAAAAAATGGGGTCGAAACTTCGTTAGTAAAAGTAAATCCTGGAAAAAGTTCTAACTATCATTACGTTCTCTGGTACGAAGATGACCGCACTATTTTGATCAAGCACGAAGAATTTGATTACGAATTACCAACCTTTGAGCCACCTCGTTTTATTTATCTCAGTTCGTTAGGTGAAAATTCTCTCCCTTTCCATCACACTATTGCCGAATACATAAAAAATCACCCAGAGACTAAACTAGTTTTTCAGCCAGGTACTTTTCAGATAAAACTGGGAGCGGAAACTTTGAAAGATATTTATGCAGTAACGGAAATATTTTTCTGCAACGTTGAGGAGGCCAGAAGAATTATCGACGCCCCGGAAGATACTGTAGCTGATTTACTATCAAAAGTTCACGAACTAGGGCCAAAAATTGTAGTCATTACCGACGGACCCAAAGGAGCTTACTGTTTCGATGGTACCACTAAATTGTTTATGCCTATTTATCCCGATCCAAAACCACCTCTCGAACGAACTGGCGCCGGCGACTCTTTCGCTAGCACTTTCACCGCCATGATCGCTTTGGGCAAATCAGTTGAAGAAGCTCTCACTCTGGCGCCGATCAACTCCATGAATGTCGTTCAGCATGTCGGCGCTCAAGCTGGTTTACTAACAATGGAACAAATTCAAGATTGGCTTACCAAAGCTCCAGCTGACTATAAAGCGCAAATAATCTAA
- a CDS encoding transketolase family protein, producing MINNLQKLNPKLFDLAVEQSPVRKGYGEGLLEAGKLDKRIVALCADLTESTQTHLFAKEFPTRFVEMGVAEQNLAAVASGMAAMGKIPFITSYAMFSPGRNWEQIRTTIAYNNQPVKIVGSHAGVSVGPDGGTHQAIEDIAIMRVVPNMDVVVPCDAIEAKKATLAIAQTTRPAYLRLAREKTPVITTEATPFVLGKANMLWRGDSAQVAIMACGPMVFNALAAAKKLAEQKISVTVTNVHTIKPLDEETILRVATEAGKVVTVEEHQIAGGLGSAVAELLSEKKPMTVVRLGVHDQFGQSGTQPELIDHYGMSVDDIVEAVKKVCRK from the coding sequence ATGATTAACAACTTGCAAAAACTAAATCCGAAATTATTTGACCTGGCCGTGGAACAATCACCGGTGCGCAAAGGCTATGGCGAAGGTTTGTTGGAGGCGGGGAAGTTGGATAAACGAATAGTGGCTTTGTGTGCCGATCTAACTGAATCAACGCAAACACATTTATTTGCCAAAGAATTTCCAACTAGATTTGTAGAGATGGGAGTAGCTGAGCAAAATCTCGCTGCCGTGGCTTCTGGTATGGCCGCTATGGGTAAAATCCCTTTTATCACTTCTTATGCCATGTTTTCTCCTGGGCGCAATTGGGAGCAGATTCGAACGACGATTGCTTACAATAATCAACCGGTAAAAATAGTTGGTTCTCACGCTGGAGTGTCAGTTGGTCCTGATGGAGGGACTCACCAAGCGATCGAGGATATCGCTATTATGCGGGTTGTTCCTAATATGGATGTGGTAGTGCCTTGTGATGCTATTGAAGCCAAGAAAGCCACTCTAGCGATCGCTCAAACTACTAGACCAGCCTACTTACGTTTAGCGCGCGAAAAGACGCCGGTTATCACTACCGAAGCCACGCCGTTTGTGCTCGGTAAAGCCAACATGTTGTGGCGCGGTGATAGTGCTCAGGTAGCGATCATGGCCTGTGGGCCGATGGTATTTAATGCTCTGGCGGCGGCTAAAAAATTGGCCGAACAGAAAATATCTGTGACTGTGACCAATGTCCACACAATCAAACCATTAGATGAAGAAACTATTTTACGTGTCGCGACCGAAGCCGGAAAAGTGGTGACAGTCGAAGAGCATCAAATTGCTGGCGGTCTAGGTAGTGCGGTAGCTGAACTATTGTCCGAGAAAAAACCAATGACAGTTGTTCGTTTGGGTGTTCATGATCAATTTGGGCAATCCGGTACTCAGCCAGAACTAATCGATCACTATGGTATGAGTGTTGATGATATTGTTGAAGCGGTCAAAAAAGTTTGCAGAAAATAA
- a CDS encoding nuclear transport factor 2 family protein, which yields MHTDNIKKYYSLVDQNKFEELTDLFSDDIVYNRAGLVIKGKKEFLNFYANTRTIKGSHTINKILGNSEVVVVQGDFNFIDYRITSFVDIFSFDHHGKIKERETYLLSGSEDIQ from the coding sequence ATGCACACAGACAATATAAAAAAATATTATAGTTTAGTAGATCAAAATAAATTTGAAGAATTAACAGATCTATTTAGTGATGATATTGTCTATAATCGAGCGGGATTGGTTATTAAAGGAAAAAAAGAGTTTTTAAATTTCTACGCTAATACAAGAACTATTAAAGGTAGTCATACGATAAACAAAATTCTTGGTAATTCTGAAGTAGTGGTTGTCCAAGGAGATTTCAATTTTATAGATTATCGGATAACTTCTTTTGTAGATATTTTTTCTTTTGATCATCATGGTAAAATAAAAGAACGAGAAACATACTTATTATCTGGTAGTGAGGACATACAATGA
- a CDS encoding transketolase — MEHFHEDKIKILEEKANLIRRSIIEMLMVAGSGHTAGPLGMADIFTALYFHILKHDPKNPTWADRDRLVLSNGHICPVLYATMAHAGYFPLEELKTLRKFGSRLQGHPHREYLPGIETSSGPLGSGLSQTVGMALADKIDKGTASDRFFYCLMSDGELDCGNTWEAAMLAGKHGFHNLIAIIDRNNIQIDGFTEDIMPVEPLADKWRAFNWHVIEIDGHNFEEIVDAVGQAKAVFGKPTMIIAHTIPGKGVAEFERRYEWHGKPPNKEEGEKALKELRTLWGKIKSEHE; from the coding sequence GTGGAACATTTTCACGAAGACAAAATAAAAATCCTAGAGGAAAAGGCGAACTTAATTCGTCGCTCTATTATTGAGATGTTGATGGTGGCCGGTTCTGGCCATACCGCTGGACCTTTGGGGATGGCGGATATTTTTACTGCTTTATATTTTCATATTCTAAAACACGATCCCAAGAATCCGACCTGGGCTGATCGAGATCGTTTGGTTTTATCTAATGGTCATATCTGTCCGGTTCTCTATGCCACCATGGCCCATGCTGGCTATTTTCCACTGGAAGAATTGAAAACTCTGCGTAAGTTCGGCTCCCGACTCCAAGGTCACCCCCATCGAGAGTATTTGCCAGGTATTGAGACCAGCTCTGGTCCGCTTGGTTCTGGGCTATCGCAAACAGTCGGTATGGCTTTGGCGGATAAAATAGACAAAGGCACAGCCAGTGATCGATTTTTTTATTGTTTGATGTCCGATGGGGAACTAGACTGTGGTAACACTTGGGAAGCGGCGATGCTGGCTGGTAAACATGGTTTTCATAATCTCATTGCCATTATCGATCGAAATAATATTCAGATTGATGGTTTTACGGAAGATATTATGCCGGTGGAACCATTGGCTGATAAATGGCGGGCGTTCAATTGGCATGTGATCGAAATTGATGGTCATAACTTTGAAGAAATTGTTGATGCGGTGGGGCAAGCGAAAGCGGTGTTTGGTAAGCCGACGATGATTATTGCACACACGATTCCTGGTAAAGGGGTAGCCGAATTTGAGCGTCGCTACGAATGGCATGGTAAACCACCAAATAAAGAAGAAGGGGAGAAGGCGTTAAAAGAATTGAGAACTCTGTGGGGAAAAATTAAAAGCGAACATGAATAA